The window GGGTTCAAATCCCGACTGGTGTATAACTGGTACTGGTTTTAATTGGCTTTTCGGTCCATTTTCTATTTATATTTAAAATTTTTTCTTGAATTATATGATCTTTGTCAGGCTTATCAATTCAAACCTCTAAAAATAGTCAAATAGCTTATCCCAGTTGAAAACATCGGCATAAATGCAGACATGTGCCATTCCATCAATAGTTTATGATAAAATATTATTAAATTCGTGTTTATAATAGAAGACCGGAGTTTAATAGGTCAACATTTAAAACGATGTCTGTTTCTATGTTAACACTTACATTTTAAGATAATAAGAGTGAACTGCTGTTCTAACGCCAGAAAATAAAAGAATGTTAACCAAATGATCGTTAACCACAAAGTTAATTAAAACAAAAAATCATTATAGTTATTGGATATAAATCTCAAAAAGACACCATCGTCTGCTTGGAGAGATTATACCTACTATGTTGCAAACCTGAAAAATCGTAAAGGAGATTTGAACATGACAGGAAAGTTCCAGAAAAGAAATGCAGAACAGAAAGGCGTCAGAAAAGAATATGAACTGGAGCAGAAGTTAATAAAGGGAATCGTAGACGAAATTCAGGTAAGCGGCGGTGGACTACTAGAGTGAATAAAAAGGTGCATATAACAATTCAAGCTGGAGAGATTTCCGAGCAGACCGTAGAAGTAGCTGAGAGTGCTACCTACGAAGACCTGCTTGATACACTGAACATAAATCAGGAAACAGTACTTGTATTAAATGGAGGGAATGCTGTTCCTCTTGACGGGGCAATAAGTTCCGATAGACTAACAATTCTTAAAGTTGTTACAGGTGGCTGACCTGCCCTTAAAGGGCAGGGTCCCTTCTTTATTACAATTTCTTTTTCCCCCTTTTTAGAGAAATTTAAAGGTTACTTTTCTAAAATAGTATTCTTTAATAATCAGGATATTTCTAATCCGGGGCTCTTCAATAATCAGGATGGCTCTTCAACAGGATATTTCTTATCCTGAACTGTTTCTCATTCTTAAAGGTTACTTTTCTAAAATAGTATTCTTCAATAACCAGGATACTTCTTATCCGGGACTCTTCAACCTTAGTTTGACAGTATAAATTAAAGTTAGTGAAAAGCTTTGATTTTTTGTCAAAAATCAATTGACAGTATTCATAAATTTCATCAAATTGCCTCTGATTTTCCAGCTACACAATCACTATAAGGTAAATTAATAGAGATTTTTGTCCTATTTTGGCACTTTTGGCACCTGACTTTTTGGATAGTATCTATATTTTATCTGAGATTCATGCTATCTGTCAAATTCTATACCAAAAATTTGATCAAAAATTATGAAAATAGCCATCAAGAGAAAGA is drawn from Methanosarcina lacustris Z-7289 and contains these coding sequences:
- a CDS encoding MoaD/ThiS family protein; this encodes MNKKVHITIQAGEISEQTVEVAESATYEDLLDTLNINQETVLVLNGGNAVPLDGAISSDRLTILKVVTGG